The genome window TCCGCGGTGTTCCTTCTTTCGCCGTCGGTCACCGGAAACGTTCGCGCCGTCTTCACCCTTCCCGCTGCTTTCGCGCTGGGCTTCGGCTACGTCACGGGGAGATGGCTGGTGAAGCTGCTGACCCGCGGCTTGAAGAGATTGATCGGTTAGGAGGGAAGTCAGACAGTGCAAGAATTCGAGCTGTCCGCTGCGCCGCGCAGCGTCCTCGGCAAGAAGGTGAAAGGGCTGCGACGCCAGGGAATCACCCCTGCCAACATCTACGGACGCGGCATCGAGTCGCAGGCGGTGCAGGTAGACACCAAGACCCTAACTCACACGCTGCGCCGCGCCGGCCGCAACACAATCCTTTCCCTGAGCGTCGAGGGGGAAAGAGTCCGCCGGCCGGTCATGGTCAGGGATATCCAGCGCAACCCCGTCACCGACGAGCTGCTGCATCTCGATTTCTACCAGATATCTCTGACGGAGAAGATGCACGCGGAAGTGACGGTGGTGGTGACGGGCACGGCGCCCGCCGTCTCGGAACTGGGCGGCATCCTGCTGCAGCCGGTGGAGACCGTCACGGTCGAGGCGTTGCCGGCCGAAATACCGCCGCACCTGGAAGCGGACGCCTCACGTCTGGAGGCGCTGGACGCGGCGATTCACGTCCGCGACCTCGAGGCGCCCGCCGGCGTCACGATCCTCACAGACCCCGACGTCGTGCTCGCGCGCGTTGCGGCGCCGAGGCGGGTGGAGGAAGAGGTGGCGGTAGAGGCAGCAGTAGAGGAAGCGCCGGCCGAGGAACGCGTCGAAGAAGTGACGGAGGAGCGGGAGGAAGAAGAGCCGGCGGAGTAGCCACCGTGGCCGGCTCCGAAAGGCCGGGGCGCCCTCAGCTGTCAGTGAAGCCGCCGCCCGAGGAAGCCGCGCTCCCCGCGCAGGAACTCGGCGGCGGGAAGCGCGCGCCGGCCCTCCTTCTGTACCTCAAGCACCGCCAGCATCCCTTTTCCCGTCTGCACGGCAAACGCGCCCTCGAGTGCTTTCCCCGCGCCCTTCGGCGGCGGCAACACCGTCCCCGCTGGCTGAGCGCTCTCCTCCTGGAGGGGAAATGCCCTCAAGATCCTGATGAGCGTCTCGTCGTAGCGGGCGAAGGCGGAGGGCCACGGGTTGTAGGCGCGGACCCGCCGCCAGATGTCGACTGCGGGCACCTGCCAGTCGATGTGCCCGTCCTCCTTCTGCACCATCGTCGTGTAGGTTGCCTTCGCCTCGTCCTGCGGTTGCGGCGTCAGGCGTCCCCCGAGGTAGGCCGGCAGCGTCTCCATCAGCAGGTCCGCCCCGAGCACCGAAAGCTTGTTCAGCAGCGTCCCCGTTGTGTCGTCGGGCTCGATGGCGAGCCGTGCCTGACTCAGGATGGGGCCCTCGTCCATGCCCGGCGTCAGGAGCATGATCGTAACGCCTGTCTCGTCGTCGCCCGCAAGAATGGCGCCGGCCACAGGCGACGCCCCGCGGTGCCGCGGCAAGAGCGATGGGTGGATGTTGATGACGCCCTTCGGCGGGATGTCGAGGACGCGCTGGCGAAGGAGCTGCCCGTAGGCGGCGACGACGATGAGGTCGGGCTTCAGGGCCGCGAGCTCGGCGGCGTCGTCGGGGGCGCTCACGCGCTGCGGCTGACGGACGGGCAGGCCGTATTCAAGCGCCTTCGCCTTCACCGGCGACGGCGCGGGCTGACGGCCGCGTCCCGCCGGACGGTCGGGTGGCGTATAGACGGCCACTACCTCGTACTCGCTCTCGACGAGACGCTGGAGCGCCGGCAGCGCAAACGCCGGCGTGCCCATGAACACGATCCGCACGGTTCCCTCCTGTCTAGATTCTAACATAGCCGCTCTCGGAGACTTGAAGACCGGGGTTGACGGCTCGTTTATACTAGGAGACTGGCGGTAGGAAAGGAGGAGGTCGATGAGAGGATTCCGTCCGTTACTGGGGTTGGCGCTGCTCTTCACCACTCCGGCGCTCCTCCTTCTGGCCTGCGATACGGCGGAGGCGCCGCCTTCCACCGTCACTCCCGAAACGCCGACGCCACAAGCGACGCCGGGAGAGGCGGCGATCACCATCGATTTCCCCGCTGAAGGCGAGACTGTGACGTCGCCGGTCGAGGTCTTGGGCACCGCCAGCGTCTTCGAGGCGACGCTGTTCGTGGGCGTGAGGGACTTGGACGGCAGGACGCTCTGCGAGGTCGTCACGATGGCGAGCGAGGGCGCGCCCGGTAGAGGCGACTTCTCCGTCAGCCTGGGCCTCGTCCCGCCGGACGAGGAGACGGACGCCGAGGTAATCGCTTACACCCGCAGTCCGAAAGACGGCAGCATCCAGGACGAAGTGATCGTGCCCGTTACCCTCTCTGCGGAGGCGCCGCCCGTGGTGGTCACGTCGCCGAGGTGCGGCCAGGAGGTGACGAGCCCCGTTCTCGTCGAGGGCTCCGCTGGTCCGGGAGCGGACGTCGAAATCGTTGTAGGCGGGCTGTTCGGCGGCGAGCTGGGGCGGGCCACGCTTCAGACGGACGCCCAGGGCAACTTCTCGGGCGAGGTGGAACTCCAGATCGACCAGGCGCAGACGGGCGTAGTCGAGGCGTCGCTGGCGGGCGATGCGACGACGCTTTTCCCTGTGCCGGTCGTGCTCACTCCCTGACGCCGCGGTCTCTCACGCGGACGGGCGTTCCCACACGCGCCCCAAGCGCCGCTGCCGCGTCCCCCTGCGTGACCGCGACCTCCAGGTAGCCGCCGCTGCCGATGAGGGCGACAAGTCTTCCCTTCTCAAGGCCGTACGTCGCGCTCAGGCCGTCGATCCTTCTGCCCGCGATCTCCACGCGCACAGGGCCGCGCGCGAGGTCGCTTCCGCGAACGTCCGTCACCAGGTTGCCGAAGCGGTCGATGTGGACGACCCTGCCCGCAAGCGCGCCGTCCGCGTCCCTGCTCGCCCTGAACGGCGGCAGGGAGACGAGCGAGCGTATGGGATCGCCCAGTTCCTCCAGCGGGACGCCGAGGGTCAGGCGGGCGGCAGCGGGCGCGAAGATGTCGCGGCCGTGAAACGTGCGGCTTATCTCTCCCCGTCCTAGCCTCTCGGGTCTGATGGCGACGGCGCGGAATCCCTCAGGGAGAGCGACCTCCCCCGCTTTGCGCGCATCCTCCGGGAGGGCGACGGCGAGGACACCGTTGTCCGGCCCCACCAAGAAGCCGGCCGGCGACGCGACGACCAGCGGCCGCCGCCCGGTGCCCACGCCAGGGTCCACCACCACGATATGCACCGTCCCCTTCGGAAAGTAGGGGATTGCCGCCTCGAGCACGAAGACGGCTTCCTCGATTTCCTGCGGAGGGATGTCGTGGGTGAGGTCTACGATTGTGGCGGCGGGATTGACGCTGAGGATGACCCCTTTCATCGCCGCCACGTAGGGGTCGGAGAGGCCGAAGTCGGAGGTGAGGGTGACGATGGGCGGCGCTTCCAACGCGTCCCTCACGTCTTAGCGGCCGCTTGCCGGCAGGCCGAGGATGGCCGAGAAGCGGGAACCGCTATCGAAGAGGACGGGCGCTTCCGCGGGTCGAAACCGGTCGTCCGTGACGTAGGTGTAGGTGTTGTGGAACAGCGGCACACTGGGCACATTGCGGGCGAATATCTCCTGGAAGACGCGGTACAGGGCGCTACGCCGGGTCGGATCGTCGGTCAGGCGGCCGTCTTCCAGCACCTCGTCCGCCTGCGCGTCGACGAAGCCGGCGAGGTTGCCCTTCTCGCCGCCGATCTGTGTGCTGTGCCAGGTGGGATAGGGATCGGGGTCGAGGCCGGCGTCAAAGCCGTAGATGGCAGCGTTGAAGTTGCGGGGCATTAGGGTCTCCCGAAGGAGGACCGTCGCCTTCTGCGTGCGCACCGTCGCCTTCACGCCCAGTATCGCCCAGGAGCGCGCCAACTCCTCCGCGATGGCGATACGCGACCGCTCCTCGTTGGTCACGAGGTCGAACTCCATCGCCTGTCCTGCCTTCTCGCGTATCCCGAAGATGTTCAACTGCCATCCTGCCTCGTCGAGCAGCCTCGACGCCTCGAATACGTCGAAATCGTAGCGCTCGAGCGCCGGATAGTAGGCCCACGTTCCCGCGGGTATCGGGCTGTCGGCGCGGACGGCCTGTCCGTCCAGAAAGTTGGCGATGATCTTCTCCTTGTCGATAGCCAGGGCCAGGGCCTGCCGGACGCGCTCATCGGCAAAGAGCGGCGAGCTGTTGTTCAGGTAGAGAATGGTGTAAGTGGTGGAAGTGAGGTCATGCACCTGCCAGCGCTTCTCGTTTTGCAGGTATAACTTGTCTTCGATACTTAAGGGCGAGCGGAAGAAGGCGCCGTCGATCTCGCCCTCGCGCAGGGCGAGCAGGAGCCGCGGCTCGTTGAGAAAGAACCGCATCTCAAGGTGCCCGATTGCCGGCTCGCCGAGATAGTGGCCGGGGACGCTTTCGAGCACTGCCCGCTCTTTCGTCATCTCCAGCAGACGGAAGGGCCCTGTGCCCACCGGTTGCTGGTTGAAGGGGGCGTTGTAGAGGTCTTCGGCGCTCAGCCCTTTCAGAAGATGTTCCGGCAACAAGCCTATCGACGCGTAGGCGAGAAAGGGCGCGAACGGCTGCGCGAGAGTGATATCGACGGTGGAGTCGTCGAGTTTCTCCACGGAGACACTACGAAAGAGATCGGCGAGAAAGGAAGGACCGCGGTACTCCGGGTCCTGGAGCAACCCGACGGTGAAGACGACGTCGTCGGCGGTGAAAGGGTGGCCGTCGTGCCAGGTGACGCCCCGGCGGAGATGGAAGGTGTACGTCTTATTGTTGGCGCTGATGTCCCAGCTCTCAGCAAGGCCGGGCAGGACGTCGCCTTTGGGGCCGAGACGGGTGAGGCCGGAGAACACGAGTGAGGCAAGGTCGGTGTCGACGGCGTTGAGCGGGGCGAAGAGGGGGTTTACGCGGCTGGGCGCGCCCGCCGTGCCCTCGATGTAGACGCCGGCTGCCGCCGGTTCTCTGATGCGGGGCGGGTGCGAAGCGGTGTACCACAGCCCGCCCAGCGCCGCTACGCTGAAGGCGAGGATTGCAGGAAGAAGCCAGCGGGAACCCACATCACTTGCCTTGGTGAGGCGCTGGAAGCGTCAGGGCTCGTACTTCAAGAGGCGGTAACGCTCCACATGGAGATGAGGATGAAGACGGCCGCGAGAACGATGGTCAATTGAAAAAGCGTCTTTTCGACGCCGCGGCGCGTCCGGAAGACCGACTGCGTCCCCAACTCTCCAAAGCCGGAACCGCGCACCTGCAGCAGGATCACCACGATGAGGACGGCAGAGATGATGATCTGAATAACGTTGAGATAAGTGATGCCTATGTTCATGCTTTGTTCATTCTAACCGAAACCGGTCACGCAGTCACGCCCTCTGTCGCCGCTTCCGATATCATCTGCTCGATCTGGTGTCGCTCGTAGTAGAGGTGCACCAGCGCGTCCGCCAGCTTCTTCGGATCGTGGTGGTAGCGGTTGTCCTCGCTCACCACGTCGGCGGTGACGATGCGTACACCGTTGATGAGCGCACTGTCCGAAACGACGGGCTGCGAATGCGCTCCTTCCGGCAGGCGGCCCTTCACGTTGCTGTTGGCGAGCACGTAGTGGAAGAGGTCGCCGCCGATATGGCGCTCGAGTATCCGGTAGTGGTCGCCCACTGTAAACCCGTCGGTCTCGCCGTGCTGTGTGGCCACGTTGCAGACGTACACTTTCAGCGCCGGCGACACCTGGATGGCGCGCCGCACTCCCTCGACGAGGAGGTTGGGGAGCACGCTGGTGAAGAGACTGCCCGGCCCCACGACCACGAGGTCGGCGTTGAGCACGGCCCTGACCGCCTCCGGGTTGGCCTCGGCGTTCCCAGGCTGCAGGAACACTTCGCGGATGCGGCTGGGGCTGTCGGTGATGTTCGACTCGCCGTGGATCTCTTCTTCGTCCTCTGTGTGGGCGCAGAGCGTGACGTTGGCGAGCGTGGAGGGCAGGATCTGGCCGCGGACAGCGAGGACGCGGCTGGTCTCGCGCACCGCCTCTTCGAAGTTGCCGATCACGCCGGACATGGCGACGATGAACAGGTTGCCGAAGCTGTGCCCCTCGAGCCCTGAGCCGTCGCGGAAGCGGTACTGGAAGAGACGCGTCATGAGCGGCTCGGCGTCGGCGAGGGCAGCGATGCAGTTGCGGACGTCGCCCGGCGGGAGAATGCCCAGCTCGCGGCGCAGGCGGCCGGAGCTGCCGCCGTCGTCGGCGACAGTGACTATCGCCGTGAGGTTGCCCGTGTACTCCTTGAGGCCGCGCAGCAGCGTCGAGAGGCCGGTCCCGCCGCCGATGGCGACGATCTTCGGGCCGCGGTTAAGGTAGCGGTAGTTGTAGAGGATGTTCACCAGACTTTCGTCGCGCCCCGGCCGTACAAAGGCGGAGAGGAGGGACCGGTTCAATTTCCAGATGGAGAGAAGGATGATGCCGACGCTTCCGCAGATGAACATGGCTCCTCTGAGCCAGCGGGGCAGGAACTGGAGGGTGATGTAATAGACGAAATCGGGGAAGGTATAGGAGACGTAGGCCTCGCGCAGCAGGTACGAGAAACCGAGGCCCATTATCGCCACGCCCACGAGCAGCAGCAGCAGCCACCG of Dehalococcoidia bacterium contains these proteins:
- a CDS encoding SAM-dependent chlorinase/fluorinase, with product MRDALEAPPIVTLTSDFGLSDPYVAAMKGVILSVNPAATIVDLTHDIPPQEIEEAVFVLEAAIPYFPKGTVHIVVVDPGVGTGRRPLVVASPAGFLVGPDNGVLAVALPEDARKAGEVALPEGFRAVAIRPERLGRGEISRTFHGRDIFAPAAARLTLGVPLEELGDPIRSLVSLPPFRASRDADGALAGRVVHIDRFGNLVTDVRGSDLARGPVRVEIAGRRIDGLSATYGLEKGRLVALIGSGGYLEVAVTQGDAAAALGARVGTPVRVRDRGVRE
- a CDS encoding Gmad2 immunoglobulin-like domain-containing protein, producing the protein MRGFRPLLGLALLFTTPALLLLACDTAEAPPSTVTPETPTPQATPGEAAITIDFPAEGETVTSPVEVLGTASVFEATLFVGVRDLDGRTLCEVVTMASEGAPGRGDFSVSLGLVPPDEETDAEVIAYTRSPKDGSIQDEVIVPVTLSAEAPPVVVTSPRCGQEVTSPVLVEGSAGPGADVEIVVGGLFGGELGRATLQTDAQGNFSGEVELQIDQAQTGVVEASLAGDATTLFPVPVVLTP
- a CDS encoding YvcK family protein — its product is MRALRQSNFIKWFYFGMHIKRWLLLLLVGVAIMGLGFSYLLREAYVSYTFPDFVYYITLQFLPRWLRGAMFICGSVGIILLSIWKLNRSLLSAFVRPGRDESLVNILYNYRYLNRGPKIVAIGGGTGLSTLLRGLKEYTGNLTAIVTVADDGGSSGRLRRELGILPPGDVRNCIAALADAEPLMTRLFQYRFRDGSGLEGHSFGNLFIVAMSGVIGNFEEAVRETSRVLAVRGQILPSTLANVTLCAHTEDEEEIHGESNITDSPSRIREVFLQPGNAEANPEAVRAVLNADLVVVGPGSLFTSVLPNLLVEGVRRAIQVSPALKVYVCNVATQHGETDGFTVGDHYRILERHIGGDLFHYVLANSNVKGRLPEGAHSQPVVSDSALINGVRIVTADVVSEDNRYHHDPKKLADALVHLYYERHQIEQMISEAATEGVTA
- a CDS encoding 50S ribosomal protein L25, which translates into the protein MQEFELSAAPRSVLGKKVKGLRRQGITPANIYGRGIESQAVQVDTKTLTHTLRRAGRNTILSLSVEGERVRRPVMVRDIQRNPVTDELLHLDFYQISLTEKMHAEVTVVVTGTAPAVSELGGILLQPVETVTVEALPAEIPPHLEADASRLEALDAAIHVRDLEAPAGVTILTDPDVVLARVAAPRRVEEEVAVEAAVEEAPAEERVEEVTEEREEEEPAE
- the secG gene encoding preprotein translocase subunit SecG; the encoded protein is MNIGITYLNVIQIIISAVLIVVILLQVRGSGFGELGTQSVFRTRRGVEKTLFQLTIVLAAVFILISMWSVTAS
- a CDS encoding ABC transporter substrate-binding protein, coding for MGSRWLLPAILAFSVAALGGLWYTASHPPRIREPAAAGVYIEGTAGAPSRVNPLFAPLNAVDTDLASLVFSGLTRLGPKGDVLPGLAESWDISANNKTYTFHLRRGVTWHDGHPFTADDVVFTVGLLQDPEYRGPSFLADLFRSVSVEKLDDSTVDITLAQPFAPFLAYASIGLLPEHLLKGLSAEDLYNAPFNQQPVGTGPFRLLEMTKERAVLESVPGHYLGEPAIGHLEMRFFLNEPRLLLALREGEIDGAFFRSPLSIEDKLYLQNEKRWQVHDLTSTTYTILYLNNSSPLFADERVRQALALAIDKEKIIANFLDGQAVRADSPIPAGTWAYYPALERYDFDVFEASRLLDEAGWQLNIFGIREKAGQAMEFDLVTNEERSRIAIAEELARSWAILGVKATVRTQKATVLLRETLMPRNFNAAIYGFDAGLDPDPYPTWHSTQIGGEKGNLAGFVDAQADEVLEDGRLTDDPTRRSALYRVFQEIFARNVPSVPLFHNTYTYVTDDRFRPAEAPVLFDSGSRFSAILGLPASGR
- the fmt gene encoding methionyl-tRNA formyltransferase, with translation MRIVFMGTPAFALPALQRLVESEYEVVAVYTPPDRPAGRGRQPAPSPVKAKALEYGLPVRQPQRVSAPDDAAELAALKPDLIVVAAYGQLLRQRVLDIPPKGVINIHPSLLPRHRGASPVAGAILAGDDETGVTIMLLTPGMDEGPILSQARLAIEPDDTTGTLLNKLSVLGADLLMETLPAYLGGRLTPQPQDEAKATYTTMVQKEDGHIDWQVPAVDIWRRVRAYNPWPSAFARYDETLIRILRAFPLQEESAQPAGTVLPPPKGAGKALEGAFAVQTGKGMLAVLEVQKEGRRALPAAEFLRGERGFLGRRLH